Proteins encoded together in one Vicia villosa cultivar HV-30 ecotype Madison, WI unplaced genomic scaffold, Vvil1.0 ctg.001170F_1_1_1, whole genome shotgun sequence window:
- the LOC131633731 gene encoding putative disease resistance RPP13-like protein 1 isoform X1 translates to MAATALVGSAFLSATVEDLLLRLSSSEFIDYITSSKLNLLKLTVFETSLLTLNSVLPDAERKQFFNPAVKQWMDDLYDAISDADDLIDEIGYDLMRCKVENAQPKHDFTFDYRLKFMNLRLQRFVQRIDFIGLQSVNGRVSCKMRSSLGSSSVLNESFIVGREDDKEKLMNMLLSDTGTNLDVVAIFGVGGVGKTTLAELVYNDKEVNDHFDLKMWIRVSEDFDIARIIRTLLTSVCSLTYDENDDLDYIRFELKQKLNCRRFLFVLDDLWNVGYNDWHELVAPLVNGKLGSRVIITTRQEKVAEVVHTFPIHKLEPLSDEDCWSLLSKHAFGSKVYGGSEYPDLEAIGRKIARKCLGLPLAAKTLGGHFSSTVDLKDWISILISNIWKIPDNNILPSLLLSYQCLPSHLKRCFAYCSVFPKGYSFNRKQMILLWMAEGFLEHCQDEKAPEEVGDDYFVELLSRSFIQQLKDDSEREKFVLHDLLYDLAEIVSGKSCCKLECSGIMSKKVQHLSYIQHEYDTFKKFEIFHDFESLRSFLPICIRRGLNYLSRKVVDDLLPTLRNLRVLSLSHHRNFTMLPGSIYNLLHLRYLDLSHTDIKNLPESICHLYYLQTLKLSMCLYLTELPVDIGKLINLRHLDISNSRIKKMPMQIVRLENLQTLSVFRVGKQEVGLSVRELGKFPNIQGKLYIGNLCNVINVSEACDANLKNKELIDELELCWKQEEEQLELFWEEEEEERPHDSQTQTVVLDGLQPSINLKKLIIGSYRGTSFPSWLGDSSFSNMVYLRICYCEYCVTLPSLGQLPSLIDLSIDGMSILETIGPEFYGMSGGGFNSSFQPFPSLEHLKFSYMSNWKEWHSFGGSKFPFPRLKTLKLDNCPKLEGHLPSHLPSIEKVQIHCCNQLLATLSTLQWLSSVKSLDVVKSLDIQCSDSIEWSLSESNSACLLQRLIIWNFRMMLSLPKSFMSPTCLQHLELHSIPSLLSFPDDGLPTSLQSLELHSLPSLLSFPDDGLPTSLQSLRISDCENLAFLPPETWSKYTSLVSLVLTHSCDALTSFPLNGFPMLQRLDIANCGNLQSLFISEIYSHTCWPSSLQSLDIFNCNALISLPQRMDTLIALESLHLTLQSLPCYEGASLPPNLRSIYIEIESLRTKTFATGWGLQNLSALSVLDIRGDGIVNTLLKEQLLPVSLVSLSINFLSKRKSLPGNGLRHLSSLEKLRFNSCSKLGSLPENMFPSYLKTLDISNCPKLKSLPDRLPSSLEKLKLEYCQRLGSLPKDGLPSSLKQLSISECPLLKAKYENQKGEHWSSIAHIPVIEIDDELTI, encoded by the coding sequence ATGGCCGCAACAGCATTGGTAGGAAGCGCTTTTCTCTCTGCGACAGTTGAAGATTTGCTACTGAGACTCTCTTCATCAGAGTTCATTGATTACATCACAAGCAGCAAGTTGAATCTCCTGAAACTCACCGTCTTCGAAACTTCGCTTCTCACTCTCAATTCAGTTCTTCCCGATGCAGAACGGAAGCAGTTCTTCAATCCCGCAGTCAAACAATGGATGGATGATTTGTACGACGCGATCTCAGATGCAGATGATTTGATTGATGAAATCGGTTACGATTTGATGCGATGCAAGGTAGAGAACGCTCAACCTAAACACGATTTTACATTTGATTATAGATTGAAATTTATGAATCTAAGGCTACAACGTTTTGTTCAAAGGATAGATTTCATTGGTTTGCAATCTGTGAATGGTAGGGTTTCTTGTAAAATGCGTTCGAGTTTGGGGTCAAGTTCAGTGTTAAATGAATCTTTCATAGTTGGTAGGGAGGACGATAAAGAGAAATTGATGAATATGTTGTTGTCGGATACTGGCACGAACCTAGATGTTGTTGCAATTTTTGGTGTTGGAGGGGTTGGTAAAACTACACTTGCTGAACTAGTTTACAATGATAAAGAAGTTAATGATCATTTTGATTTGAAAATGTGGATTCGTGTGTCGGAAGATTTTGATATTGCGAGAATAATAAGAACTCTTCTTACATCTGTATGTTCATTAACTTATGACGAGAACGACGATCTTGATTATATTCGATTTGAGTTAAAGCAGAAGTTGAATTGTAgaagatttttatttgttttggatGACCTATGGAATGTTGGTTATAATGATTGGCATGAGTTGGTAGCTCCTTTGGTTAATGGAAAATTGGGAAGCAGGGTGATCATCACGACGCGTCAAGAAAAAGTTGCAGAGGTTGTGCATACATTTCCAATTCATAAATTAGAACCTTTGTCAGACGAAGACTGTTGGTCTTTACTTTCCAAGCATGCATTTGGAAGTAAAGTTTATGGTGGCAGTGAATACCCAGATCTTGAAGCAATTGGTAGGAAAATTGCAAGAAAGTGTCTAGGATTGCCACTAGCTGCCAAAACACTTGGTGGACATTTTTCTTCAACTGTAGATTTAAAGGACTGGATTTCAATTTTGATTAGCAACATATGGAAGATACCAGATAATAATATTCTTCCATCTTTGCTTTTGAGTTATCAATGTCTTCCCTCTCATTTGAAAAGATGTTTTGCCTATTGCTCAGTTTTTCCGAAGGGTTATTCCTTTAATAGGAAGCAGATGATTTTGTTGTGGATGGCAGAAGGCTTCCTTGAACATTGTCAGGATGAAAAAGCACCAGAAGAAGTAGGTGATGACTACTTTGTTGAATTGTTATCGAGATCCTTCATTCAACAGTTGAAAGATGACAGTGAGAGAGAAAAGTTTGTTCTGCATGACCTTCTTTATGATTTAGCCGAGATTGTATCTGGGAAAAGTTGTTGCAAGCTCGAATGCAGTGGCATCATGTCAAAAAAGGTTCAACATTTGTCATATATTCAACACGAGTATGACACTTTCAAGAAGTTTGAGATTTTCCACGATTTTGAAAGCTTGCGAAGCTTCTTGCCTATTTGCATTCGCCGGGGTTTGAATTACTTATCGAGAAAGGTGGTGGATGATTTGCTGCCGACACTCAGAAATTTGCGCGTGCTATCGTTATCACATCACAGAAACTTCACCATGTTACCAGGTTCTATTTATAATTTGTTGCATTTGCGGTATCTCGACCTCTCTCACACTGATATCAAAAACCTGCCTGAATCAATATGTCACCTGTACTATTTGCAAACCTTAAAGTTATCAATGTGCTTATATCTCACTGAATTGCCGGTAGACATCGGAAAGCTAATTAATTTACGCCACCTTGATATCAGTAACTCTCGCATTAAAAAGATGCCAATGCAAATTGTTCGATTGGAAAATCTTCAGACTCTATCTGTTTTCAGAGTGGGCAAGCAAGAAGTTGGGTTAAGTGTGAGAGAACTTGGGAAGTTTCCTAACATTCAGGGAAAACTTTACATTGGAAATCTGTGTAATGTCATCAATGTCAGTGAAGCATGTGATGCCAACTTGAAGAATAAAGAACTCATTGATGAGTTAGAGTTATGTTGGAAACAAGAAGAAGAACAGTTAGAGTTATtttgggaagaagaagaagaagaacgacCACATGATTCACAAACACAAACAGTTGTGCTTGATGGGTTGCAACCATCAATAAACTTGAAGAAATTGATCATTGGCAGTTATCGCGGGACAAGTTTTCCAAGTTGGTTGGGAGATTCTTCATTTTCTAACATGGTGTACTTGCGCATATGTTATTGTGAATATTGTGTCACACTTCCATCATTAGGGCAACTACCTTCTCTCATAGATCTAAGTATAGATGGTATGTCGATATTGGAGACAATTGGTCCAGAGTTCTATGGCATGTCAGGTGGAGGTTTTAATTCTTCGTTCCAACCATTTCCATCCCTTGAGCATCTAAAATTTTCCTACATGTCTAATTGGAAGGAATGGCATTCCTTCGGAGGCAGTAAGTTTCCGTTTCCTCGTCTTAAAACTCTGAAGTTAGATAATTGTCCTAAACTGGAGGGACATTTGCCTAGTCATCTTCCTTCCATAGAGAAAGTTCAAATTCATTGCTGTAATCAGTTGTTGGCTACACTATCTACTTTGCAATGGCTTTCCTCGGTAAAATCTTTAGATGTGGTAAAATCTTTAGACATTCAATGTTCAGACTCCATCGAATGGTCGTTGTCTGAAAGTAATTCTGCATGTCTTCTGCAGCGGCTAATAATATGGAACTTCAGGATGATGTTGTCTCTACCTAAATCGTTTATGAGCCCTACTTGTCTTCAACACTTAGAACTCCATTCAATTCCATCTCTCTTGTCATTTCCGGATGATGGTCTACCCACTTCTCTACAATCACTAGAACTCCATTCACTTCCATCTCTCTTGTCATTTCCGGATGATGGTCTACCCACTTCTCTACAATCACTACGAATTTCTGACTGTGAAAATTTAGCATTCTTGCCTCCTGAAACATGGAGCAAGTACACATCACTTGTGTCTTTGGTGTTAACGCATTCATGTGATGCACTTACCTCCTTCCCACTGAATGGTTTCCCTATGCTCCAAAGGCTTGATATTGCAAACTGTGGAAATCTGCAATCCCTTTTTATTTCAGAAATTTATTCCCATACCTGTTGGCCGTCATCCCTCCAGTCACTTGATATTTTCAACTGTAATGCACTTATATCACTTCCTCAACGGATGGACACCCTCATTGCTCTTGAAAGCTTGCATCTCACATTACAATCATTGCCATGCTACGAAGGAGCTAGCCTCCCTCCCAACTTACGATCAATTTACATTGAAATTGAATCCTTGAGAACAAAAACGTTTGCAACCGGATGGGGTCTCCAAAACCTTAGTGCTCTGTCTGTTTTGGATATCAGAGGTGATGGTATTGTTAACACCTTGTTGAAGGAGCAGTTGCTGCCGGTTTCTCTCGTGTCTCTGTCAATAAATTTTCTCTCTAAAAGGAAATCCTTACCAGGAAATGGACTTCGACACCTCTCCTCTCTTGAAAAGCTTAGATTTAATAGTTGTTCAAAGCTTGGCTCATTGCCAGAAAACATGTTTCCTTCCTATCTGAAAACACTTGATATTTCAAATTGCCCAAAACTTAAGTCCTTGCCGGACAGGTTACCTTCCTCTTTGGAAAAACTGAAGCTGGAGTATTGTCAAAGACTTGGGTCATTGCCGAAAGACGGTCTCCCTTCTTCTCTTAAGCAACTGAGCATTAGTGAGTGTCCTCTGTTAAAAGCAAAGTATGAAAATCAGAAGGGGGAACATTGGTCCAGCATTGCTCACATCCCTGTCATAGAAATAGATGATGAATTGACAATATGA
- the LOC131633731 gene encoding putative disease resistance RPP13-like protein 1 isoform X2: MRSSLGSSSVLNESFIVGREDDKEKLMNMLLSDTGTNLDVVAIFGVGGVGKTTLAELVYNDKEVNDHFDLKMWIRVSEDFDIARIIRTLLTSVCSLTYDENDDLDYIRFELKQKLNCRRFLFVLDDLWNVGYNDWHELVAPLVNGKLGSRVIITTRQEKVAEVVHTFPIHKLEPLSDEDCWSLLSKHAFGSKVYGGSEYPDLEAIGRKIARKCLGLPLAAKTLGGHFSSTVDLKDWISILISNIWKIPDNNILPSLLLSYQCLPSHLKRCFAYCSVFPKGYSFNRKQMILLWMAEGFLEHCQDEKAPEEVGDDYFVELLSRSFIQQLKDDSEREKFVLHDLLYDLAEIVSGKSCCKLECSGIMSKKVQHLSYIQHEYDTFKKFEIFHDFESLRSFLPICIRRGLNYLSRKVVDDLLPTLRNLRVLSLSHHRNFTMLPGSIYNLLHLRYLDLSHTDIKNLPESICHLYYLQTLKLSMCLYLTELPVDIGKLINLRHLDISNSRIKKMPMQIVRLENLQTLSVFRVGKQEVGLSVRELGKFPNIQGKLYIGNLCNVINVSEACDANLKNKELIDELELCWKQEEEQLELFWEEEEEERPHDSQTQTVVLDGLQPSINLKKLIIGSYRGTSFPSWLGDSSFSNMVYLRICYCEYCVTLPSLGQLPSLIDLSIDGMSILETIGPEFYGMSGGGFNSSFQPFPSLEHLKFSYMSNWKEWHSFGGSKFPFPRLKTLKLDNCPKLEGHLPSHLPSIEKVQIHCCNQLLATLSTLQWLSSVKSLDVVKSLDIQCSDSIEWSLSESNSACLLQRLIIWNFRMMLSLPKSFMSPTCLQHLELHSIPSLLSFPDDGLPTSLQSLELHSLPSLLSFPDDGLPTSLQSLRISDCENLAFLPPETWSKYTSLVSLVLTHSCDALTSFPLNGFPMLQRLDIANCGNLQSLFISEIYSHTCWPSSLQSLDIFNCNALISLPQRMDTLIALESLHLTLQSLPCYEGASLPPNLRSIYIEIESLRTKTFATGWGLQNLSALSVLDIRGDGIVNTLLKEQLLPVSLVSLSINFLSKRKSLPGNGLRHLSSLEKLRFNSCSKLGSLPENMFPSYLKTLDISNCPKLKSLPDRLPSSLEKLKLEYCQRLGSLPKDGLPSSLKQLSISECPLLKAKYENQKGEHWSSIAHIPVIEIDDELTI, from the coding sequence ATGCGTTCGAGTTTGGGGTCAAGTTCAGTGTTAAATGAATCTTTCATAGTTGGTAGGGAGGACGATAAAGAGAAATTGATGAATATGTTGTTGTCGGATACTGGCACGAACCTAGATGTTGTTGCAATTTTTGGTGTTGGAGGGGTTGGTAAAACTACACTTGCTGAACTAGTTTACAATGATAAAGAAGTTAATGATCATTTTGATTTGAAAATGTGGATTCGTGTGTCGGAAGATTTTGATATTGCGAGAATAATAAGAACTCTTCTTACATCTGTATGTTCATTAACTTATGACGAGAACGACGATCTTGATTATATTCGATTTGAGTTAAAGCAGAAGTTGAATTGTAgaagatttttatttgttttggatGACCTATGGAATGTTGGTTATAATGATTGGCATGAGTTGGTAGCTCCTTTGGTTAATGGAAAATTGGGAAGCAGGGTGATCATCACGACGCGTCAAGAAAAAGTTGCAGAGGTTGTGCATACATTTCCAATTCATAAATTAGAACCTTTGTCAGACGAAGACTGTTGGTCTTTACTTTCCAAGCATGCATTTGGAAGTAAAGTTTATGGTGGCAGTGAATACCCAGATCTTGAAGCAATTGGTAGGAAAATTGCAAGAAAGTGTCTAGGATTGCCACTAGCTGCCAAAACACTTGGTGGACATTTTTCTTCAACTGTAGATTTAAAGGACTGGATTTCAATTTTGATTAGCAACATATGGAAGATACCAGATAATAATATTCTTCCATCTTTGCTTTTGAGTTATCAATGTCTTCCCTCTCATTTGAAAAGATGTTTTGCCTATTGCTCAGTTTTTCCGAAGGGTTATTCCTTTAATAGGAAGCAGATGATTTTGTTGTGGATGGCAGAAGGCTTCCTTGAACATTGTCAGGATGAAAAAGCACCAGAAGAAGTAGGTGATGACTACTTTGTTGAATTGTTATCGAGATCCTTCATTCAACAGTTGAAAGATGACAGTGAGAGAGAAAAGTTTGTTCTGCATGACCTTCTTTATGATTTAGCCGAGATTGTATCTGGGAAAAGTTGTTGCAAGCTCGAATGCAGTGGCATCATGTCAAAAAAGGTTCAACATTTGTCATATATTCAACACGAGTATGACACTTTCAAGAAGTTTGAGATTTTCCACGATTTTGAAAGCTTGCGAAGCTTCTTGCCTATTTGCATTCGCCGGGGTTTGAATTACTTATCGAGAAAGGTGGTGGATGATTTGCTGCCGACACTCAGAAATTTGCGCGTGCTATCGTTATCACATCACAGAAACTTCACCATGTTACCAGGTTCTATTTATAATTTGTTGCATTTGCGGTATCTCGACCTCTCTCACACTGATATCAAAAACCTGCCTGAATCAATATGTCACCTGTACTATTTGCAAACCTTAAAGTTATCAATGTGCTTATATCTCACTGAATTGCCGGTAGACATCGGAAAGCTAATTAATTTACGCCACCTTGATATCAGTAACTCTCGCATTAAAAAGATGCCAATGCAAATTGTTCGATTGGAAAATCTTCAGACTCTATCTGTTTTCAGAGTGGGCAAGCAAGAAGTTGGGTTAAGTGTGAGAGAACTTGGGAAGTTTCCTAACATTCAGGGAAAACTTTACATTGGAAATCTGTGTAATGTCATCAATGTCAGTGAAGCATGTGATGCCAACTTGAAGAATAAAGAACTCATTGATGAGTTAGAGTTATGTTGGAAACAAGAAGAAGAACAGTTAGAGTTATtttgggaagaagaagaagaagaacgacCACATGATTCACAAACACAAACAGTTGTGCTTGATGGGTTGCAACCATCAATAAACTTGAAGAAATTGATCATTGGCAGTTATCGCGGGACAAGTTTTCCAAGTTGGTTGGGAGATTCTTCATTTTCTAACATGGTGTACTTGCGCATATGTTATTGTGAATATTGTGTCACACTTCCATCATTAGGGCAACTACCTTCTCTCATAGATCTAAGTATAGATGGTATGTCGATATTGGAGACAATTGGTCCAGAGTTCTATGGCATGTCAGGTGGAGGTTTTAATTCTTCGTTCCAACCATTTCCATCCCTTGAGCATCTAAAATTTTCCTACATGTCTAATTGGAAGGAATGGCATTCCTTCGGAGGCAGTAAGTTTCCGTTTCCTCGTCTTAAAACTCTGAAGTTAGATAATTGTCCTAAACTGGAGGGACATTTGCCTAGTCATCTTCCTTCCATAGAGAAAGTTCAAATTCATTGCTGTAATCAGTTGTTGGCTACACTATCTACTTTGCAATGGCTTTCCTCGGTAAAATCTTTAGATGTGGTAAAATCTTTAGACATTCAATGTTCAGACTCCATCGAATGGTCGTTGTCTGAAAGTAATTCTGCATGTCTTCTGCAGCGGCTAATAATATGGAACTTCAGGATGATGTTGTCTCTACCTAAATCGTTTATGAGCCCTACTTGTCTTCAACACTTAGAACTCCATTCAATTCCATCTCTCTTGTCATTTCCGGATGATGGTCTACCCACTTCTCTACAATCACTAGAACTCCATTCACTTCCATCTCTCTTGTCATTTCCGGATGATGGTCTACCCACTTCTCTACAATCACTACGAATTTCTGACTGTGAAAATTTAGCATTCTTGCCTCCTGAAACATGGAGCAAGTACACATCACTTGTGTCTTTGGTGTTAACGCATTCATGTGATGCACTTACCTCCTTCCCACTGAATGGTTTCCCTATGCTCCAAAGGCTTGATATTGCAAACTGTGGAAATCTGCAATCCCTTTTTATTTCAGAAATTTATTCCCATACCTGTTGGCCGTCATCCCTCCAGTCACTTGATATTTTCAACTGTAATGCACTTATATCACTTCCTCAACGGATGGACACCCTCATTGCTCTTGAAAGCTTGCATCTCACATTACAATCATTGCCATGCTACGAAGGAGCTAGCCTCCCTCCCAACTTACGATCAATTTACATTGAAATTGAATCCTTGAGAACAAAAACGTTTGCAACCGGATGGGGTCTCCAAAACCTTAGTGCTCTGTCTGTTTTGGATATCAGAGGTGATGGTATTGTTAACACCTTGTTGAAGGAGCAGTTGCTGCCGGTTTCTCTCGTGTCTCTGTCAATAAATTTTCTCTCTAAAAGGAAATCCTTACCAGGAAATGGACTTCGACACCTCTCCTCTCTTGAAAAGCTTAGATTTAATAGTTGTTCAAAGCTTGGCTCATTGCCAGAAAACATGTTTCCTTCCTATCTGAAAACACTTGATATTTCAAATTGCCCAAAACTTAAGTCCTTGCCGGACAGGTTACCTTCCTCTTTGGAAAAACTGAAGCTGGAGTATTGTCAAAGACTTGGGTCATTGCCGAAAGACGGTCTCCCTTCTTCTCTTAAGCAACTGAGCATTAGTGAGTGTCCTCTGTTAAAAGCAAAGTATGAAAATCAGAAGGGGGAACATTGGTCCAGCATTGCTCACATCCCTGTCATAGAAATAGATGATGAATTGACAATATGA